The segment CGCGTTCATTGCCGGACATGCATCCAATTCCATCTCGGCGGCCATGGGTATGGCGGTGGCTTCTGCCCTGAAACACGAAGACCGGCATGTGATTGCCGTGATTGGCGATGGAGCCATGACGGGCGGCCTTGCTTTCGAAGGATTGAATAATGCGTCGGTCAATCCCAACAACCTCTTGATTATCCTCAACGATAATAATATGGCCATCGACCACAGTGTGGGTGGACTGAGCCAATATCTGGTGGATATTACCACCAGCCAAGCATACAACAAGATGCGTTATGATGTTTATCGGGGCCTAAAGAAGATCAAACTGATCGACGACGACCGGCGGGATAATATTCTCCGTTTCAATAATAGTCTGAAAGCCCTGCTAACCCAGCAGCACAATCTGTTCGAAGGTTTCAGCATCCGCTACTTCGGTCCGGTGGATGGACACGACGTAGGTTATCTGGTCAAACTGCTGAACGACATCAAGGATATGCAGGGACCGAAACTCCTTCATATCAAGACGAAGAAGGGAAAAGGTTTCAAGCCGGCTGAGGAGTCAGCTACCGAATGGCACGCTCCGGGCCGTTTCAACAAGGAAACAGGAGAGCGTATCATTGTACACAAGCTGAATGAGCCTCAGCTCTATCAGGATGTCTTCGGGCACACGCTGGTAGAACTGGCTGAAAAGGACAAACGTATTGTAGGCATCACACCGGCCATGCCAACGGGTTGTTCCATGACATATATGATGAAGGAATTTCCAGACCGGGCCTTTGATGTCGGTATTGCCGAAGGACATGCCGTGACTTTCTCCGCCGGACTGGCAAAAGAAGGGATGATTCCTTTCTGTAACGTCTATTCCTCTTTCATGCAGCGGGCTTACGACATGGTCATTCACGATGTGGCTCTTCAGAAGTTACATCTGATTCTTTGCCTGGACCGTGCCGGACTGGTGGGAGAAGACGGAGCAACACATCATGGTGTGTTCGATCTGGCCTATTTGCGTCCGATTCCAAATCTGGTTATTTCGTCACCCCTGAATGAATGGGATTTACGAAACCTGATGTATACTGGCTATATGATTCCTGACGGACCGTTTGTAATCCGCTATCCACGTGGTAAAGGAGAGAAAAGCGACTGGCGGAATGAAATGCAAATCCTTCCCATCGGGAAAGGCAGGAAATTACGCGATGGCCATGACATTGCCGTCCTGACGATAGGCCCGATCGGTAATGAAGCCATCAAGGCGATCAACCAAGTTGAACAGGAAGGTATTTCGGTAGCTCATTATGATATGATTTATTTAAAGCCACTCGACGAAGAGTTGCTGCATGAAGTAGGGAAAAAGTTCAGCCGCGTGGTTACCATTGAGAACGGAGTCATCACCGGAGGTTTAGGCAGTGCCGTTCTGGAATTTATGGCAGATCACGGCTATACTCCCCAAGTGAAACGGATCGGTGTTCCGGATCGCTTTATTGAACATGGTTCCATACCGGAACTGTATAAACTATGTGGCATGGACGCAGACAGCATTGCCGGTGTCATCCGGCAAATGTGCACCGTATCCGACCAATGAGAAAACAACCCTTGAACACTAAGAACAAAATGAAGTATGAAAATCGTTATAGCAGGAGCCGGTGAGGTAGGAACTCACCTGGCGAAAATGTTATCTCAGGAAAATCATGATATTGTGCTGATGGATCCTAAAGAGGAACGCCTCAGCACGATGAGTTCGACAATGGAAATTCTTCCCGTTGTAGGTAATCCTACTTCCCTGAAAGATCTGGAGGAAGCAGGTATCCGAAAGACCGATTTGTTTGTGAGTGTCACACCGGAAGAAACGACCAACATTGCCGCCTGTATCCTGGCACATAGCCTGGGAGCTCATAAGACATTTGCCCGCATCAACAACTATGAGTATTTACAGCCCAAAAACAAAGAGCTCTTTGAGAAGCTGGGAATTACTTCGATGATCTACCCGGAAATGTTGGCTGCCCGCGAAATCGTCACGGCAGTCAAGCGCCCGTGGGCCCGTCAATATTGGGAACTTTTCGGCGGAGCCCTGATTCTAATTGGCGTGAAAGTCCGTGACAATGCTCAAATAGTCAATAAAATGCTTTCGGAATTGCTGATGGAACAGAAGTTCTATCACATCGTAGCCATCAAGCGAAAGAATGAAACTATCATTCCTCGTGGTAATGATCATATCGAATCGGGCGATCTCCTTTTCTTTACAACAACCAGAAACTATATAGAAGATGTACGCCTGCTGGCCGGGAAAAAGAATCCGGAAGTCAAGAAGGTGATCATCATGGGTGGCAGCCGTATCGCCTTACGTGCCTGTCAGTACTTGCCGAATAATATCCGGGTAAAAGTAATTGAGACGAACAAGGAAAAGAGTTACCGTATCGCTGAGGCGGTGCCGGGCAACGTATTAATCATTAATGGTGACGGCCGCGATATGGATCTGTTGATGCACGAAGGCATTCAGGACGCACAAGCCTTCATCGCTCTGACAGAAAACTCAAGCACGAACATATTAGCCTGCCTGGCAGCCAAACGGTTCGGTGTTTACCGGACTGTAGCCAAGATTGAGAATATCGACTATATTCCTCTGGCAGAAAGCATGGATATTGGCTCGGTCATCAACAAGAAACTGATCGCAGCCAGTCATATTTACCAATTTCTGCTGGATGCCGACGTTTCAAATGTAAAATGTCTGACCTTTGCCAATGCCGACGTAGCCGAACTGGTTGCCCGGCCGGATTCCAAGATCACGAAAAAAGCGGTACGCGACTTACGTTTGCCTCGTGACATGACGTTAGGAGGACTGATCCGAAACGGTAAACCAATGATGATTGATGGTGATACCCAGATTCAAGCCTACGACCATGTGGTTGTCTTCTGTCTGGATACAGCTATGCGCAAACTGGAAGATTACTTCAACTGATCGTAAAAGACATCGCTTATGTTGAATGTACGTTTCATATTCAAGATGCTCGGGTTGATGTTTATCCTCGAGACTTTATTCATGCTGATGGCTCTTGCCGTCGCGTTTATTTATCAAGGAGATGATGTAGAACCATTAGCCCTTTCAAGTGGCATTCTGTTCGGATTCGGTGTACTTTTCTACCTGTTTGGAATACGGGCCAACGAACATTCGGCCGGACGCCGGGAAGGAATGCTCATTGTAACACTCACCTGGACACTGCTTTCCCTTTTCGGGATGTTGCCTTTCTATTTAGGAGGTTATGTCGACAGCATTGCAGATGCCTATTTCGAAACCATGTCTGGTTTTACAACCACGGGTTCTACAATCCTCACCGATATTGAAGCCTTACCCAAAGGCGTACTTTTCTGGCGCAGCCTGACACAATGGCAAGGAGGCATGGGTATGATTGTCTTTACCGTAGCCCTGATGCCTATCTTCGGCGGTGGAGCCAGTCAGATGTTCGATGCGGAAACTCCCGGTATTACTCACGAACGGTTTCGTCCCCGAATTACCCAGGTTGCCAAACGCTTATGGGGTATTTATTTATTCTTTACCTTCTTGCTGACCGGCCTTCTCTGGATCGGACCGATGAACTTATATGATGCGATTAATCATGCCATGACCTGTATGGCCACCGGAGGATATTCCACCAAGAATGCCAGCATTGCTTATTGGAATTCGGCCTATGTTGAATATATTATTGCCATCTTCATGTGTATTGGATCAACCAACATGACTTTGATCTACTTTTTCATGAATGGTAAATTCAGGAAATTACTGAAGGATGAAGAAACCCGCTGGTTCTATTCCATCGTAGTTATTTCTACGCTCATCGTCATGGCGTGGGTTTATTTCAAAGGTATTATTACGGATCCGGAAGAAGCATTCCGTGAATCTTTCTTCCAGGTGACAACCTTGATTTCGACCTGTGGTTATGCAACTGTCGACTTTATCCCTTGGGGACCGTTCTTCTGGATGGTTGCGCTGATGCTGATGGTTGTCTGCGGTTGTGCCGGATCAACTTGTGGAGGATTCAAGATGGGACGAGTTGTGATTCTGGCGAAAAATGTAGTAAATGCCTTCAAGAAACAAACTCATCCGCACGCAGTACTTCCCGTACGTGTAAACGGACATGTTATTTCTACCGACATTGTCAATCGGGTACTGGCATTTGCTTTCATCTATATTTCCTTAATCTTTGCCACGGCATTCTTTCTGATGCTCGATGGAGCCGGATTTGAAGAAGCGGTAGGAACAGCTACTTCGGCAGTCAGCAATACCGGACCAGGTCTTGGTATTTACGGTCCTGTCGGGAACTTTTCCAGTTATTCAGATTTAAGCAAGTGGGTTTTGTCGTTTGTGATGATGACCGGACGTCTGGAAATATTCACGGTACTGACCATCCTGTTACCTGGATTCTGGAAGCAATAACAATCCTTGTCCCTGGCAACAACGAATCTGACATACAAGATAAACGAGAACCGATAGCAAAATACGTGAATTTCCAAATCGATTCTCGTTTATTTTGGAAAAGACAGAAAAACGACTGATTTTTTTGGTATAAGATATACGTTTTGAATGATTCTGCCGTTATATACTATACGATAGAATCATAAATATAACCATCGCTCGTCGGCATCCTGCTTTAAATGAATGCAAGGAAAACCTAACGGATAAAGAGAACTCGGGCGAAAGACTAAACAACTGGAATAAAGAATGATTG is part of the Parabacteroides sp. AD58 genome and harbors:
- the dxs gene encoding 1-deoxy-D-xylulose-5-phosphate synthase; this encodes MADNMGEHLLNRINYPADLHQLSEEQLPEVCAELRQYIIDVLSENPGHLGASLGTVELTVALHYVFNAPYDRIVWDVGHQAYGHKILTGRREAFHTLRKFGGISGFPNPAESEYDAFIAGHASNSISAAMGMAVASALKHEDRHVIAVIGDGAMTGGLAFEGLNNASVNPNNLLIILNDNNMAIDHSVGGLSQYLVDITTSQAYNKMRYDVYRGLKKIKLIDDDRRDNILRFNNSLKALLTQQHNLFEGFSIRYFGPVDGHDVGYLVKLLNDIKDMQGPKLLHIKTKKGKGFKPAEESATEWHAPGRFNKETGERIIVHKLNEPQLYQDVFGHTLVELAEKDKRIVGITPAMPTGCSMTYMMKEFPDRAFDVGIAEGHAVTFSAGLAKEGMIPFCNVYSSFMQRAYDMVIHDVALQKLHLILCLDRAGLVGEDGATHHGVFDLAYLRPIPNLVISSPLNEWDLRNLMYTGYMIPDGPFVIRYPRGKGEKSDWRNEMQILPIGKGRKLRDGHDIAVLTIGPIGNEAIKAINQVEQEGISVAHYDMIYLKPLDEELLHEVGKKFSRVVTIENGVITGGLGSAVLEFMADHGYTPQVKRIGVPDRFIEHGSIPELYKLCGMDADSIAGVIRQMCTVSDQ
- the trkA gene encoding Trk system potassium transporter TrkA, whose translation is MKIVIAGAGEVGTHLAKMLSQENHDIVLMDPKEERLSTMSSTMEILPVVGNPTSLKDLEEAGIRKTDLFVSVTPEETTNIAACILAHSLGAHKTFARINNYEYLQPKNKELFEKLGITSMIYPEMLAAREIVTAVKRPWARQYWELFGGALILIGVKVRDNAQIVNKMLSELLMEQKFYHIVAIKRKNETIIPRGNDHIESGDLLFFTTTRNYIEDVRLLAGKKNPEVKKVIIMGGSRIALRACQYLPNNIRVKVIETNKEKSYRIAEAVPGNVLIINGDGRDMDLLMHEGIQDAQAFIALTENSSTNILACLAAKRFGVYRTVAKIENIDYIPLAESMDIGSVINKKLIAASHIYQFLLDADVSNVKCLTFANADVAELVARPDSKITKKAVRDLRLPRDMTLGGLIRNGKPMMIDGDTQIQAYDHVVVFCLDTAMRKLEDYFN
- a CDS encoding TrkH family potassium uptake protein → MLNVRFIFKMLGLMFILETLFMLMALAVAFIYQGDDVEPLALSSGILFGFGVLFYLFGIRANEHSAGRREGMLIVTLTWTLLSLFGMLPFYLGGYVDSIADAYFETMSGFTTTGSTILTDIEALPKGVLFWRSLTQWQGGMGMIVFTVALMPIFGGGASQMFDAETPGITHERFRPRITQVAKRLWGIYLFFTFLLTGLLWIGPMNLYDAINHAMTCMATGGYSTKNASIAYWNSAYVEYIIAIFMCIGSTNMTLIYFFMNGKFRKLLKDEETRWFYSIVVISTLIVMAWVYFKGIITDPEEAFRESFFQVTTLISTCGYATVDFIPWGPFFWMVALMLMVVCGCAGSTCGGFKMGRVVILAKNVVNAFKKQTHPHAVLPVRVNGHVISTDIVNRVLAFAFIYISLIFATAFFLMLDGAGFEEAVGTATSAVSNTGPGLGIYGPVGNFSSYSDLSKWVLSFVMMTGRLEIFTVLTILLPGFWKQ